TCTTTTTCCGCAATCCGCCCAAGCTTCGGCACCGCTGTGCTTTTGCGTGGAACACAGGTTTTTGATCCCATACATGGCGATCGGCAGCTCCTTGATGTTTCTGGCGGACTGACGCACTCCGCCGCCGATGATGATGAGACCTCTCTGGCCTATTCGGTCACGGTCGTGGAGATCCTAGGCAGGGCGAAGGTGCTGGCCTCCCAAGGCTACACCTACCTGGAAGCATACATCGACGTCGCGGTCATCTCCTGGGTGCTCTGCATCCTGTTCGAGAATCTATTTTATCTGATCGAAAAAAGGATCAAGCGCTTCCGCGCGGAAATCAAGGTTTGACCGATATGGATACGCCCGACAAAAAAGGAACTGCCGCAATTCCTGCGGCAGTTCCTTTTTGAGTTTATTTGTCCTTTTATCCAACAAAATGGACTCGGGCGGGATCATACCGGTCCTGCTGCCCGGTTTCTTTTGCGGCATACCCGCACGGGATGATCGCAAAAGCCTTCAGATGGGCCGGCAGATCCAAAATTTTGGAGACGGCATCCATCCGTTCCTTTACAGGCGCGATTCCGAGCCATACCGCCCCAAGGCCTTGATCGACCGCTTCCAGCAGAATATTTTCGCAGCATGCGCTCATATCGATCTGAACGCACTCCGCAAACCTCAGCCCTTCCGTCCGGTAGCACGGTACGACGGCAAAGGGCGCCTTTGCTGTGCACCCCGAATATGGGCTGGCGGAAGCCAGCTTTTCCAGCACGGCTTTCTCTTTCACCACATAAAACTCCCAGGGCTGCTGATTGCCCGCGGAAGGGGACGCCATAGCCGCCTTCAATAAGAGTTCGATCTTGCGGTCCTCTACTTTTTTGTCCTGGTACTCTCTTACGCTGACACGCTCAAAAATATTGCTCATACGGTTCCCTCCTGTCAAATTTTACCGGTCTTCTGTCTCTATACCGTTATGATAACAAAGAAAAGACGGCGTTTTCCATCGGAATCACAAACAGCCGGAAAATACATTCCCGGATTTACGTTTTCATCCTCTTCCTCGTCTTTTCATCGATCATCGACCGGAGCTCTTTCAGGATATCGTTGTATTCGAAATATTCTTTGCCGTATTTCAGATTGAAGGAATAATCGAAATCAGGCGGATTGTCCCCCTGGCAATGCTGAAGGATCGTTTCCGCTTTGTCCAGCGCTTTCACCAGTTTCGCCTCCGGCGTCGAGCAATCGTTGTATTCGATCCAGATATCCATCAGCCTGCCGGCCTGCGGCTCCGGAAGAAGCGCAAAGGCGGACCGGGCCGCCCGGTATTCCGTCGCATACTTCTCTTCCTGATCAGGGCATAACGCGGCGGAAACATCGCCTTCCTCAATCTCGCCGATATCGTGGATGAGGCTCATCATCAAAACTTTGGACAAGTCCGCTTCGGGGAAGGAATCGGACAGGAGGCCGGCAAAAAGGGCAAGGCGCCAGGAGTGCTCGGCGGTGCTCTCTCTTCGTCCCTTCCCGGTCCAGGCCGTCCGGACGACCGATTTCAGTTTTTCCGCTTCCTCCATAAATGAGATCAGTTTTTTAATTTCCATTTTTCCTTCCTCTGAAACAAG
This window of the Ruminococcaceae bacterium BL-6 genome carries:
- a CDS encoding HD domain-containing protein, coding for MEIKKLISFMEEAEKLKSVVRTAWTGKGRRESTAEHSWRLALFAGLLSDSFPEADLSKVLMMSLIHDIGEIEEGDVSAALCPDQEEKYATEYRAARSAFALLPEPQAGRLMDIWIEYNDCSTPEAKLVKALDKAETILQHCQGDNPPDFDYSFNLKYGKEYFEYNDILKELRSMIDEKTRKRMKT
- a CDS encoding Nitroreductase family protein, with product MSNIFERVSVREYQDKKVEDRKIELLLKAAMASPSAGNQQPWEFYVVKEKAVLEKLASASPYSGCTAKAPFAVVPCYRTEGLRFAECVQIDMSACCENILLEAVDQGLGAVWLGIAPVKERMDAVSKILDLPAHLKAFAIIPCGYAAKETGQQDRYDPARVHFVG
- a CDS encoding protein of unknown function (Evidence 5 : Unknown function), with amino-acid sequence MRGTQVFDPIHGDRQLLDVSGGLTHSAADDDETSLAYSVTVVEILGRAKVLASQGYTYLEAYIDVAVISWVLCILFENLFYLIEKRIKRFRAEIKV